In the Burkholderia glumae LMG 2196 = ATCC 33617 genome, one interval contains:
- a CDS encoding YqcI/YcgG family protein, producing MRSTEDKVNVMPQSDMATPGGEGFDPGDWKSRIIAGRALGAAANPPAWLDASYQTLRKQVMHPDYPCFFGTMAEKRGEMFYAYVNGKDISQLPATMQTFAELALRPEYRKNNIAVFFEPDPEPLSHEAYQQHFWQILQYLHDVDPDPQADAQPDPSDGDWEFSFAGVETFVVCACPSFRARHSRNLGPGMVLLFQPRSVFVDTITNKVIGREARNQVRKRLETWDEVAAHPDLGFYGDPGNLEWKQYFLDDANQPADDRCPFLKRQRQNVEAARAAFGQAGAAEVVIAADFAPPHPGVVRARPAAADQAGARHWQQHRIVAQQDPYGAAPAWRGQDHRHGPQARERHEFGEE from the coding sequence ATGCGATCAACCGAGGACAAGGTCAACGTGATGCCGCAATCCGACATGGCGACACCCGGCGGCGAAGGCTTCGATCCGGGCGACTGGAAGAGCCGCATCATCGCCGGACGCGCGCTCGGCGCCGCCGCCAACCCGCCGGCCTGGCTCGACGCGTCGTACCAGACGCTGCGCAAGCAGGTGATGCATCCCGACTATCCGTGCTTCTTCGGCACCATGGCCGAGAAGCGCGGCGAGATGTTCTACGCCTACGTGAACGGCAAGGACATCTCGCAGCTGCCCGCCACCATGCAGACCTTCGCGGAACTGGCGCTGCGGCCCGAGTACCGCAAGAACAACATCGCGGTGTTCTTCGAGCCGGACCCGGAGCCGCTCTCGCACGAGGCCTATCAGCAGCACTTCTGGCAGATCCTGCAATACCTGCACGACGTCGATCCCGATCCGCAGGCCGACGCGCAGCCCGATCCGTCCGACGGCGACTGGGAGTTCTCGTTCGCGGGCGTGGAGACCTTCGTGGTCTGCGCCTGCCCGTCGTTCCGCGCGCGCCACAGCCGCAACCTCGGGCCGGGCATGGTGCTGCTGTTCCAGCCGCGCAGCGTGTTCGTCGACACCATCACCAACAAGGTGATCGGCCGCGAGGCGCGCAACCAGGTGCGCAAGCGCCTGGAAACCTGGGACGAGGTGGCGGCCCACCCGGACCTGGGCTTCTACGGCGATCCGGGCAACCTCGAATGGAAGCAGTATTTCCTCGACGACGCGAACCAGCCGGCCGACGACCGCTGCCCGTTCCTCAAGCGCCAGAGGCAGAACGTGGAGGCGGCCCGCGCCGCGTTCGGCCAGGCCGGCGCCGCGGAGGTGGTGATCGCCGCCGACTTCGCGCCCCCGCACCCGGGCGTGGTGCGGGCACGGCCCGCCGCGGCCGACCAGGCCGGCGCGCGGCACTGGCAGCAGCACCGCATCGTGGCGCAGCAGGACCCATACGGCGCGGCGCCGGCCTGGCGCGGCCAGGACCATCGCCACGGACCGCAGGCGCGCGAGCGCCACGAGTTCGGCGAGGAATGA